The Burkholderia cepacia genomic interval GCAGCGCGATCTGCCGCTCGCGCATCGACTCGCCGACGCTGCGTCGGCAGCACCGTCCGCCGTGAAGGAGGATGGTTCGCTCTACGGCGTACAGAGATGGAATGCCGCGACCGGGAGGCGCTATCTCGGACTGCGATTTCCCGGGCTGCTGTCGTGCGCGTACACGGTCAGCGCGATCTTCAGGGAGGCGGGGCATCCGATAGGCAACCGCGCGTCCGTCTCCTCGATCGATTCGGCGTTGTCGACCTGGCCGAAGGTTCGCAAGACCGAGGATTTGAAGCCGGGCGATGTCGTGTTCTGGAAGCCCCGGCCCTCGGGTGCGTTGGGGCTGAAATGTCCATCGGACCACTGGCACGTGGGCATTGCGGTCGGCGACGGGAAAACGGTCGATAACGACTGGTGGTCGGGGAAACCCGTCAGGCATTCGATCGATCGGCTGTGCGTGACGTTCGCGTATGCGCGCCGAGTGCCCGACACTGTGCGATAGCCGGAAGCGCGTTCAGTTTTTGGGTGGCTCGATCTCGATCGAGCTAAACGTTTCCTTGAGGCTGAATGCGTTTTCCAGATGTCCCGGATAAACGCGACTTAACGCTGTGTTTGATTGATTGCCCCGCGAGGTCACGCTTGAACGATCGCGTCAAGCGCAGAGATGTTCCCGAGGCGTTCCGCAAGGATCGCCGGACGTTCGTAGCGCCAGGAATGTCCGCCTGATTTCCTGTTGCGGTGCAGCCGAGGTGTCTTGATAAGCAGGGAAGGCTCCCGACGGCAATTCTCGGACAGGGTAAGTGGCAGGTGTGGGAGAAGTGTGGGTGCGGCCACTTCTGGCCGACCGGCAGAGCCTTACGAGACAAGGCTCAGAGTCGATCTGGAGCGGGCGATGGGAATCGAACCCACGTCATCAGCTTGGGAAGCTGAGGTAATGGCCATTATACGACGCCCGCAGAACGGGTGATTCTACAGGGTTTGACGCGGGGATGGCAAGCGGGCGGTTTGGGGCGGTGGCAGCGAAACTGGCATGGCCGCTCGGTGGAGCGGTGGCGTCGCTGGGGCGGGAGGCCGAGATGCGACGACCGAAGGAATTACCTTCTATCGATTGCCTCTGAATGGATCGGCGTCAAATTTCGTCAAGCCAGACAATATTCCTCAGACTTTAGCTAGAATCGCGCGAGAGCGACCTTGCGTCGCCGCTGGCTGACCGTCCTTGTGTCGCTTCTCTGACGGTCGAACCTGAGAGAGAAGGACAACGTGAAATGGTACTCAGACCACCCGCACTCGGGGACCTGAAAAATCGCGGCCTGTATGAGGCCGTCCACCGGGGCTTGTTGCAGCACGACCGGCTGTTGATGCTGGATACGCCGCTCGGCCAGAACGTATTGACGCCATTGCGGGCGCGCGGATCATCCGGAATCGGCGGCGATTATCACTGGACCGTGGATGTTGCATCGCTGCGCGGTGACACCGATTTGCTGTCGCTGATGCATCAGCCAGTCACCCTCTGGATTCAGCAGCGGACGGCACTTTACGCCGATTCGGCCTATCGACCCGTGCATGGATTCGTGCATCAGGTCGGGTATTTGGGCGGCGACGGTAGCGTGTCAACGTACCAGCTCGAATTTTCCTCCGCCCTGATTTTCCTGAGCAAGACCCATAACGACGAGGGTTGGCTCGAAAAGGACGCGCGCGAAATCATTTCCGACGTTCTCAACCGATATCCGCAGTTCCAAGGGCGGTTCCGGTTCGAACTGACGCGCGAGCCTGCTGTGCGGTCATGGTGCCGTCAAAGCGAATCCGACCTGCATTTTGTGCATCGCCTTCTCGAAGATGAAGGCTGGTACTTCTATTGGCTGCACGAGCCGACGAAAGAAGGTGAGTGGCCGAAAACGACGCTCGTCATTCTCGATCGTGTATCGTCACTGCCGGAAGCGAAACCGGCCGAATACTATCGCGGTAACGCTGATCACGAAGCGGATGGGTTTACGCAATGGGCGGTCGTGCAGACGATGCAGAGTCTGCGCTACATGTCTCGCGCGTTCGACTACAAGCGGCCAACATCCCATTTCCAGACCGACAGCGCCCTGCAATCCACAACCTACGCGGCGGACGGCGGGCGGTATTCGGATTCGCGCAGCATTCCTGTTGCACCCATGACGGTTTACGAGCCGACAGCGTACGGCTACCCCGATTCGGACAGCGGTGCAGCCCGCGCACATCGGCGTGTAGAGGGATGGGATTCGCGCGCTCGCCGCTTTTTCGGTGTCGGGGGTTTGCGATGGCTCGACGCCGGGTTGCGATTCACGCTGAACAACCATCCACGCCATCCCGACAGCGATCCGAAGAAGCGGGAATTTCTCGCCATCGAGGCGCGTTGGTACGTCGAAAACAACGTGTCGATTGGTCAACAGGCGACGGAATATCCGCGCAGTCTGCGTGCGACGTTGGCCGAGCAACAAGCGGCACACGGGGCGCGTTTCAAGACACCGGAACACCCGCAGGACGGAACAGCGGGATTTTTTGTCATCGAGGTTGAGGCGCAAGAGGCGAGCGTTGAATATCGCAGCCCGCTCGCGCACCCGAAGCCGAACATGACGATTGAACACGCTATCGTCGTGACGCAGCAAGGATCGGAAGCGTGGACGAACGAGCGGAACCAGGTGCGCGTGCATTTTGCGTGGGACCGCAAGAATCCGGATGGCTCGTTCGCTTCATCGCCGCTGCTATCGACAATGCAGGCCGATACGGGCAACGGCTACGGATCGGTACACGTGCCGCGGGCCGGTGAATGGGTTTTGGTCGCCTATTGGGCAAACGATTGCGACAAACCCTTTATTTTGGGGCGTGTCAACGGTGGCACGACACCTTCTCCATGGCATTCGAATGTCTTGCTGTCGGGTTTCCAGTCGCAGGGGTTCGGCGGTACGGGCGCGTTTAACGCGTTCGTCCACGATGACGCAACGAATCAAAGCGGTACGCGGCTGGTCAGCTACACGGGCAGTAGCTACGCATCGATCGCACAGGGTTATTTGATTCAACAAAATGGCAACACGCGCGGGCGGTATCTCGGTTCAGGGTTGCTGCTGCATGCTGATCATTACGCGTCGATGCGCGGTAGCCGCGGCGTGTCGATCAGCGCGCACCCTGTTTCGCGCGATAGCGATCAGCTAGACGTTGACGAGGCGCGCGAACAGCTTACGCGCTCGAAAAACCTGCTCGGCAGTATTTCGGATGCGAGCGAACAGCATCAAGTCGAGAGCCTGAAACCCGGTGTTGATGCACTGACGGCGTTCACCGCTGCAACGAAGCAGTCGGCATCCGGTGAAGCATCCGGCGGCCATACGGCGGGCGGCGGAACTGGTAACGCGAATGCATTCGCTGAACCGCTGTTGTTGCTCGGCAGTCCGGCTGGAATTGGCCTGTCCACGCATCAGTCGCTTCATGCCAGCGCAGACCAACAGGCGAACTGGATCAGTGGGCAAGATTCGTATCTGGCGGCGGGCGGGTCGATGCACGCGGCTGCGGTAAATCATCTGAGCCTGTTCGCACGGAATCAGGGGATCAAGGCCGTAGCGGGCAAGGGCAAGGTCGAAATACAGGCGCAGGATGGCGATCTGGAAATGGTCGCGCAGCAGCTAGTGAAACTGTTGTCGGTGGCCGGACGGATGGAAATTGCGGCTGATCAGGAATTAGTCCTGTACTGCGGCGGTGCGACGATTCGCATCAAGGGTGGCAACGTCTCGATACATGCACCGGGCAATGTTGATTTCAAGGGCGCATCGTTCAGCTTCGCCGGACCGGTCAGTGAGTCGTACGCGATGCCGCAGTTCAGGCCGTCGTATCAGGCGCAATACGTCCTGAAGAACCAGACGGACGGCACACCGATGATTCGACATGCATACGAACTGAAACTGCCGTCGGGAAGAACCGTGCTCGGGCACACGAACGATTTTGGCGAAACGGTGCCGGTTTTTACGCCGAGCGCACAGAGCGTGAGCCTCAAGGCGTTCGAGCAGGAAAAGCAGGATGTGGAGCCGTGGAAGTATGCAGGCGGCGGGGAACCTGACATTTGGGCCGATTATGTGAAGGTCGACCCCGACGAGCGCACGTGAGTGCCGACGATACTTGGAGAACACAATGGGCGGGTCACTTCAACCGGCGGGCGCGTGCGAGACGATCAAAGAGCGTGTACCTGAGTACGCGTATCTGCCGCCAAACACCAAGGGATATTTGCAGGAAAAGGTCGAGACTGCGCTGAAAACGGCGAAGTACGTTCCCGTCAAGTTGCGCGATGGTTCGATCGTTCACCGGTTGCTCATGCAGTCCGCGATGAGTGTGCCGATGATGATCGAGGAAGAGTTCAAGTGGAAGTGGCTATTCAAGTACAAGGCCGAAGTGAGCTTCGACATGATGCCGTTCTTCGCGACAGGCGGCGTTGCTGCTCCGATTCCCTTCTTGAGTAATGAAAAACCCCACGGGACAGAGCGTCGTCGAAGCCGGAACCCGTTTCCACCCGGAGCGAAGGTAGGTGCTCTTCGGCGACCCGACGTGATCATTGTGGAAAGTGAGGCGATTCTCTGGCCCGGGCGTGGAACTGTCGATCGCGAAGGCGGGCATCATGCCAACAATATGTTGCGATTGGTCGAAGTCAAATTCCCGGGTGACAATTGGGGCCCGGGGCAAGAGGAAGCGTACCGGGCCATTTCCGGCGACTTCAAAAACCGCATGACCGTTATTGATGTGACTGACTGCAATGGGGACTTGCAGAAAATCCCCAAACCCGCCCCTATTCCCGCGCCGAAAGCCCAAGAGGAAAAGGAGCGCCAGCGCGTGCCTATTCGTAGCGTCCCTGCTGTCCCGCATCACGTCTGGTATGAGGACTGGTGGCAAAAGGCACACGAGTTCGGCGAAGAGGTTGAACATGCTGTCGCCCCTGTTTGGGACGCTGTTCATC includes:
- a CDS encoding C40 family peptidase, whose translation is MVLVLIAGSMASLSAVQASEAAPARPLVQRDLPLAHRLADAASAAPSAVKEDGSLYGVQRWNAATGRRYLGLRFPGLLSCAYTVSAIFREAGHPIGNRASVSSIDSALSTWPKVRKTEDLKPGDVVFWKPRPSGALGLKCPSDHWHVGIAVGDGKTVDNDWWSGKPVRHSIDRLCVTFAYARRVPDTVR
- a CDS encoding VRR-NUC domain-containing protein yields the protein MGGSLQPAGACETIKERVPEYAYLPPNTKGYLQEKVETALKTAKYVPVKLRDGSIVHRLLMQSAMSVPMMIEEEFKWKWLFKYKAEVSFDMMPFFATGGVAAPIPFLSNEKPHGTERRRSRNPFPPGAKVGALRRPDVIIVESEAILWPGRGTVDREGGHHANNMLRLVEVKFPGDNWGPGQEEAYRAISGDFKNRMTVIDVTDCNGDLQKIPKPAPIPAPKAQEEKERQRVPIRSVPAVPHHVWYEDWWQKAHEFGEEVEHAVAPVWDAVHRGYSYLSAETSAFLHQHAAWMFTAGQWVADKAHSAWVWVDETGHEIFRYTAAQLKAGWEAIVRMTDMTWDVLTHIDWAQVGVTLLKGAAIAVAIVVGVAIVILLLPELIAIFAALCAIIAAGAEAAAALAATLGVVVGGGSAVAALSAS
- a CDS encoding type VI secretion system Vgr family protein; protein product: MVLRPPALGDLKNRGLYEAVHRGLLQHDRLLMLDTPLGQNVLTPLRARGSSGIGGDYHWTVDVASLRGDTDLLSLMHQPVTLWIQQRTALYADSAYRPVHGFVHQVGYLGGDGSVSTYQLEFSSALIFLSKTHNDEGWLEKDAREIISDVLNRYPQFQGRFRFELTREPAVRSWCRQSESDLHFVHRLLEDEGWYFYWLHEPTKEGEWPKTTLVILDRVSSLPEAKPAEYYRGNADHEADGFTQWAVVQTMQSLRYMSRAFDYKRPTSHFQTDSALQSTTYAADGGRYSDSRSIPVAPMTVYEPTAYGYPDSDSGAARAHRRVEGWDSRARRFFGVGGLRWLDAGLRFTLNNHPRHPDSDPKKREFLAIEARWYVENNVSIGQQATEYPRSLRATLAEQQAAHGARFKTPEHPQDGTAGFFVIEVEAQEASVEYRSPLAHPKPNMTIEHAIVVTQQGSEAWTNERNQVRVHFAWDRKNPDGSFASSPLLSTMQADTGNGYGSVHVPRAGEWVLVAYWANDCDKPFILGRVNGGTTPSPWHSNVLLSGFQSQGFGGTGAFNAFVHDDATNQSGTRLVSYTGSSYASIAQGYLIQQNGNTRGRYLGSGLLLHADHYASMRGSRGVSISAHPVSRDSDQLDVDEAREQLTRSKNLLGSISDASEQHQVESLKPGVDALTAFTAATKQSASGEASGGHTAGGGTGNANAFAEPLLLLGSPAGIGLSTHQSLHASADQQANWISGQDSYLAAGGSMHAAAVNHLSLFARNQGIKAVAGKGKVEIQAQDGDLEMVAQQLVKLLSVAGRMEIAADQELVLYCGGATIRIKGGNVSIHAPGNVDFKGASFSFAGPVSESYAMPQFRPSYQAQYVLKNQTDGTPMIRHAYELKLPSGRTVLGHTNDFGETVPVFTPSAQSVSLKAFEQEKQDVEPWKYAGGGEPDIWADYVKVDPDERT